AAATGCAAAGTTTGGTGGGAGAAAACATTTAGGTGAGGATTGGAATGCACTCACTGGTGGTGACTCTGATTATGCAGCCCCGGTCTACGCTTTTGGAAATGGGGTCGTTTCCGAAATTGCAGATTATGGTGGTGGTTGGGGAAAGGTGATTCGAATCGTCCACCAGCAGAATTTGCCAAATGGAAAATTCTATTATTTAGAAACAGTCTATGCCCATCTCCACACCATCGATGTGGAACCAGGGCAACTTGTGAAAAAAACAGAATGGATAGGGACCATTGGTGATGCGGGGGGAAGTTATCCTGCCCACCTCCACTTCGAGTTACGATCTAAAATTGGTGCCCCGTTAGGTGGGGGTTATGGACTGAGTACCGATGGATTTTTACCACCAACTCGGTGGCTTATGCAATATGGTCCCAAAGAAAAGTCATTTAGCGAAGAAACCTTCCAGTGGATGGGAGAAAAAAACGGAACCCTTTAATGGTGTCGTTAGAGTTAACGTTTCAAACAAGAAACCGAATTTAAGGTTTAAAAGCTTCTGATAAACTCCAACACTTCGTCTTCTTTTTCAGCATTT
The sequence above is a segment of the Leptospira levettii genome. Coding sequences within it:
- a CDS encoding M23 family metallopeptidase, which gives rise to MFFLPANKNSWYPSKTIHLSRLYEHTICFLTLLMLGTGCASKGYSYQGNPLFGWMEASGEVRTTDPFPILKRYPTFHAIDFEFPVGGKYADGYYLAQKFGAENAKFGGRKHLGEDWNALTGGDSDYAAPVYAFGNGVVSEIADYGGGWGKVIRIVHQQNLPNGKFYYLETVYAHLHTIDVEPGQLVKKTEWIGTIGDAGGSYPAHLHFELRSKIGAPLGGGYGLSTDGFLPPTRWLMQYGPKEKSFSEETFQWMGEKNGTL